A genomic segment from uncultured Alistipes sp. encodes:
- a CDS encoding replication-associated recombination protein A produces MSNTPLAERLRPKTLDEYIGQEHLVGPKGVFRKFFETGNVPSFILWGPPGVGKTTLAKIVASQLERPFFTLSAVTSGVKEVREVIESARKQRFFDQRPPFLFIDEIHRFNKSQQDSLLGAVEQGIVTLIGATTENPSFEVISPLLSRCQVYILRALEDKDLQTLLDRALRTDLELREREIEVRETGALFRFAGGDARKLLNILDILVGATDGKVTITDQYVQDCLQENIALYDKNGEQHYDVISAFIKSVRGSDPNAAVYYLARMLAGGEEPRFIARRLVILAAEDIGLANPNALLLANACFDTVHKIGMPEARIPLAEATIYLATSPKSNSAYMAIAKALSLVEHDTTNRPVPLHLRNAPTKLMKQAGYADGYKYAHDYEGHFAELEFLPESLAGTKFYEPDPQNAAEAKIAERIARLWKDKYK; encoded by the coding sequence ATGTCCAATACCCCTCTGGCCGAACGCCTGCGCCCCAAAACCCTCGACGAATACATCGGACAGGAGCACCTCGTAGGCCCGAAAGGCGTCTTCCGCAAGTTCTTCGAAACGGGAAACGTTCCCTCGTTCATCCTCTGGGGTCCCCCGGGCGTGGGCAAAACCACGCTCGCCAAGATCGTCGCCTCGCAACTCGAACGGCCCTTCTTCACCCTTTCGGCCGTCACCTCCGGCGTCAAGGAGGTCCGCGAAGTGATCGAGTCGGCCCGCAAACAACGCTTCTTCGACCAGCGGCCCCCGTTCCTCTTCATCGACGAAATCCACCGCTTCAACAAGTCGCAGCAGGATTCGCTGCTCGGGGCCGTCGAGCAGGGGATCGTCACGCTGATCGGCGCCACGACCGAAAACCCCTCCTTCGAGGTGATCTCCCCGCTGCTGAGCCGCTGCCAGGTCTATATCCTCCGGGCGCTGGAGGACAAGGACCTCCAGACGCTGCTCGACCGCGCCCTGCGCACCGACCTCGAACTGCGCGAACGCGAAATCGAGGTCCGGGAGACCGGAGCGCTGTTCCGGTTCGCGGGGGGCGATGCCCGCAAGCTGCTCAACATCCTCGACATCCTCGTCGGGGCCACCGACGGAAAGGTGACGATCACCGACCAGTACGTACAGGATTGCCTCCAGGAAAACATCGCCCTCTACGACAAGAACGGCGAACAGCATTACGACGTCATTTCGGCCTTCATCAAGTCGGTGCGGGGCAGCGACCCCAATGCCGCCGTCTACTACCTGGCGCGGATGCTGGCCGGAGGCGAGGAGCCGCGGTTCATTGCCCGGCGGCTGGTGATCCTCGCCGCCGAGGACATCGGGCTGGCGAACCCCAACGCGCTGCTGCTGGCCAACGCCTGCTTCGACACGGTGCACAAGATCGGGATGCCCGAGGCACGCATCCCGCTGGCCGAGGCGACGATCTACCTGGCAACCTCGCCCAAGAGCAATTCGGCCTACATGGCCATCGCCAAGGCCCTCTCGCTCGTGGAGCACGACACGACGAACCGCCCCGTGCCGCTCCACCTGCGCAACGCCCCGACCAAACTCATGAAACAGGCCGGATATGCCGACGGTTACAAGTACGCCCACGATTACGAGGGGCACTTTGCCGAGCTGGAGTTCCTGCCCGAATCGCTCGCGGGAACGAAGTTCTACGAACCCGACCCGCAGAACGCCGCCGAGGCCAAGATCGCCGAACGCATCGCCCGCCTCTGGAAAGACAAATACAAATAA
- a CDS encoding metallophosphoesterase family protein has product MKKIGIISDTHGTFDEPLREFLKEVDEIWHAGDIGSLELADRIAAFKPLRAVCGNIDGGMTRRVYPPFLSFECEGVRVLMTHIGGYPRHYDPRAVQQIQALRPKLFIAGHSHILKVMYDPVYELLAVNPGAAGEFGFQKVRTAIRLTFDAGEMRDMEVGEWPRSSAR; this is encoded by the coding sequence ATGAAAAAGATAGGGATCATCTCCGACACCCACGGGACCTTCGACGAGCCGCTGCGGGAATTCCTGAAGGAAGTCGACGAAATCTGGCACGCCGGCGACATCGGCTCGCTCGAACTGGCCGACCGCATCGCCGCGTTCAAGCCCCTGCGCGCCGTCTGCGGCAACATCGACGGCGGCATGACCCGGCGGGTCTATCCGCCCTTTCTCTCGTTCGAGTGCGAGGGGGTCCGGGTGCTGATGACCCACATCGGCGGCTACCCCCGCCATTACGACCCGCGCGCCGTCCAGCAGATTCAGGCCCTGCGGCCCAAGCTCTTCATCGCGGGCCATTCGCACATCCTCAAGGTGATGTACGACCCCGTCTACGAGCTGCTGGCCGTCAATCCCGGGGCCGCCGGGGAGTTCGGATTCCAGAAGGTCCGGACCGCCATCCGACTGACGTTCGACGCCGGGGAGATGCGCGACATGGAGGTCGGCGAATGGCCCCGGAGCTCAGCCAGATAG